One window of Papaver somniferum cultivar HN1 chromosome 9, ASM357369v1, whole genome shotgun sequence genomic DNA carries:
- the LOC113307610 gene encoding uncharacterized protein LOC113307610, with protein MGNAGVWGEESWSKSFTFSINVKNTREFGLSWTQNTTVARLIRSFENNNNVLLQVDTSLILYDPEKKRIRQLKIGGNEEWTDAEVYVPSLFSLNSLANSEAQRPNKRQRFNSGARFVWQRPNKRESRRGCRVENYRAKLEEICQGRLEDDPILAV; from the exons ATGGGTAATGCAGGAGTATGGGGTGAAGAATCCTGGTCTAAAAGTTTTACATTTTCCATAAATGTGAAGAACACTAGAGAGTTTGGTCTCTCATGGACTCAAAACACAACGGTTGCGAGGCTCATACGGAGTTTCGAGAATAATAATAATGTCTTATTGCAGGTTGATACCAGTTTAATTCTGTATGACCCAGAGAAGAAAAGAATTAGGCAGCTGAAGATCGGCGGCAATGAGGAATGGACTGATGCAGAGGTTTATGTGCCGAGCCTTTTTTCACTTAACTCTCTTGCTAACAGTGAAGCGCAGAGGCCGAATAAGAGGCAGCGATTTAACTCTGGTGCTAGGTTTGTATGGCAGAGGCCGAATAAGAGGGAATCTCGTAGAGGGTGCAGGGTGGAAAACTATAGAGCAAAGCTggaagag ATTTGTCAAGGTCGACTCGAGGATGACCCAATTCTGGCCGTGTAG
- the LOC113311797 gene encoding uncharacterized protein LOC113311797 isoform X2 translates to MMKRKNPQTPLMADLRTKMLKIVHHQRQLKTSFHNLKSQIKTGLLDAEDVFTSLSIPLMKLVGLKTEEMAEEGRSSTFYMESDSDQFNFQHPSKSPFPAEERDQVEEVSYSARVRKARKEVMEKQRAQLQKLVYLLRKIEIHVNTRQDDILETLNHHSSSIHRTFQKSASYLVNVHRIDQTNSNQLIVTVLRLLKGIFEQMNLVTKSVEDGVKDLIRELAEQMCVPMVGYVQEIKAEMATGGTLKTLIDVVGEMDRVILDGRLKLEEAKKEARIEQARKFEALSRLNESEEKRLALNELFGFLLKSKENSKEPVLLQHKFVALEKDQIVDECIRSQLKTALKNHNNKIQSKFPTSPWGTAELLKFVPAAPVKKLHEQLISRANCESKFSTELVKPAVISQNLRRTTRSVTQTLRNQMGAPGNSSSDCWPSLGSSPSVLVDHCQQRKQNVQRRTSSTKKFRVQTLR, encoded by the exons atGATGAAACGCAAAAATCCCCAAACTCCATTAATGGCAGATCTTCGTACAAAGATGTTGAAGATCGTTCATCACCAGCGGCAACTGAAAACTTCATTTCACAATCTCAAATCTCAGATCAAGACGGGGTTACTTGAT GCTGAAGATGTATTCACTTCATTGTCGATTCCCTTAATGAAACTCGTTGGTTTAAAGACTGAAGAAATGGCCGAGGAAGGAAGATCTTCTACCTTCTACATGGAATCTGATTCGGATCAATTCAATTTTCAGCATCCAAGTAAATCTCCATTTCCAGCTGAAGAACGAGATCAGGTTGAG GAGGTAAGTTACAGTGCGAGAGTTAGAAAAGCAAGAAAGGAAGTCATGGAGAAACAAAGAGCACAGCTTCAAAAACTTGTTTACCTTCTGAGAAAGATTGAGATTCATGTGAATACTCGCCAAGATGACATTCTGGAAAcattgaatcatcactccagtTCTATCCACCGTACATTCCAGAAATCTGCTTCGTACCTTGTAAATGTTCACCGTATTGACCAAACTAATAGTAATCAGCTCATTGTCACGGTGTTGAGGCTTTTAAAAGGGATATTTGAACAAATGAATTTAGTTACAAAATCTGTTGAAGATGGCGTGAAGGATTTGATACGTGAATTAGCCGAACAGATGTGTGTTCCAATGGTGGGTTATGTTCAAGAAATTAAGGCTGAAATGGCAACAGGTGGTACATTGAAGACATTAATTGATGTAGTGGGTGAGATGGACCGAGTGATTCTAGATGGGAGATTGAAACTCGAAGAGGCAAAGAAGGAGGCGAGAATTGAACAGGCGAGGAAGTTCGAGGCGTTGAGTAGATTAAATGAATCAGAGGAGAAGAGGTTAGCTCTGAATGAGTTGTTTGGGTTTCTTTTAAAGTCCAAGGAAAACTCCAAGGAACCTGTCTTGCTTCAACATAAG TTTGTAGCCTTGGAGAAAGACCAAATCGTAGATGAGTGCATAAGATCGCAACTTAAAACAGCACTGAAGAACCATAACAACAAGATCCAATCAAAATTTCCGACTAGTCCGTGGGGAACTGCTGAGCTTCTGAAGTTTGTGCCAGCTGCACCAGTTAAGAAACTCCATGAGCAACTGATAAGCAGAGCTAATTGTGAAAGCAAGTTTTCGACAGAATTGGTTAAACCGGCAGTCATAAGTCAGAACCTGAGGCGAACAACTAGGAGTGTGACGCAGACACTCAGGAACCAGATGGGTGCACCAGGAAATTCATCTTCAGATTGTTGGCCAAGCTTGGGTTCGTCACCTTCAGTTCTGGTCGATCATTGTCAGCAACGTAAACAGAATGTCCAGAGGCGCACATCATCCACGAAGAAGTTCCGTGTTCAAACGTTGCGGTAG
- the LOC113311797 gene encoding uncharacterized protein LOC113311797 isoform X1 — protein sequence MMKRKNPQTPLMADLRTKMLKIVHHQRQLKTSFHNLKSQIKTGLLDAEDVFTSLSIPLMKLVGLKTEEMAEEGRSSTFYMESDSDQFNFQHPSKSPFPAEERDQVEEEVSYSARVRKARKEVMEKQRAQLQKLVYLLRKIEIHVNTRQDDILETLNHHSSSIHRTFQKSASYLVNVHRIDQTNSNQLIVTVLRLLKGIFEQMNLVTKSVEDGVKDLIRELAEQMCVPMVGYVQEIKAEMATGGTLKTLIDVVGEMDRVILDGRLKLEEAKKEARIEQARKFEALSRLNESEEKRLALNELFGFLLKSKENSKEPVLLQHKFVALEKDQIVDECIRSQLKTALKNHNNKIQSKFPTSPWGTAELLKFVPAAPVKKLHEQLISRANCESKFSTELVKPAVISQNLRRTTRSVTQTLRNQMGAPGNSSSDCWPSLGSSPSVLVDHCQQRKQNVQRRTSSTKKFRVQTLR from the exons atGATGAAACGCAAAAATCCCCAAACTCCATTAATGGCAGATCTTCGTACAAAGATGTTGAAGATCGTTCATCACCAGCGGCAACTGAAAACTTCATTTCACAATCTCAAATCTCAGATCAAGACGGGGTTACTTGAT GCTGAAGATGTATTCACTTCATTGTCGATTCCCTTAATGAAACTCGTTGGTTTAAAGACTGAAGAAATGGCCGAGGAAGGAAGATCTTCTACCTTCTACATGGAATCTGATTCGGATCAATTCAATTTTCAGCATCCAAGTAAATCTCCATTTCCAGCTGAAGAACGAGATCAGGTTGAG GAGGAGGTAAGTTACAGTGCGAGAGTTAGAAAAGCAAGAAAGGAAGTCATGGAGAAACAAAGAGCACAGCTTCAAAAACTTGTTTACCTTCTGAGAAAGATTGAGATTCATGTGAATACTCGCCAAGATGACATTCTGGAAAcattgaatcatcactccagtTCTATCCACCGTACATTCCAGAAATCTGCTTCGTACCTTGTAAATGTTCACCGTATTGACCAAACTAATAGTAATCAGCTCATTGTCACGGTGTTGAGGCTTTTAAAAGGGATATTTGAACAAATGAATTTAGTTACAAAATCTGTTGAAGATGGCGTGAAGGATTTGATACGTGAATTAGCCGAACAGATGTGTGTTCCAATGGTGGGTTATGTTCAAGAAATTAAGGCTGAAATGGCAACAGGTGGTACATTGAAGACATTAATTGATGTAGTGGGTGAGATGGACCGAGTGATTCTAGATGGGAGATTGAAACTCGAAGAGGCAAAGAAGGAGGCGAGAATTGAACAGGCGAGGAAGTTCGAGGCGTTGAGTAGATTAAATGAATCAGAGGAGAAGAGGTTAGCTCTGAATGAGTTGTTTGGGTTTCTTTTAAAGTCCAAGGAAAACTCCAAGGAACCTGTCTTGCTTCAACATAAG TTTGTAGCCTTGGAGAAAGACCAAATCGTAGATGAGTGCATAAGATCGCAACTTAAAACAGCACTGAAGAACCATAACAACAAGATCCAATCAAAATTTCCGACTAGTCCGTGGGGAACTGCTGAGCTTCTGAAGTTTGTGCCAGCTGCACCAGTTAAGAAACTCCATGAGCAACTGATAAGCAGAGCTAATTGTGAAAGCAAGTTTTCGACAGAATTGGTTAAACCGGCAGTCATAAGTCAGAACCTGAGGCGAACAACTAGGAGTGTGACGCAGACACTCAGGAACCAGATGGGTGCACCAGGAAATTCATCTTCAGATTGTTGGCCAAGCTTGGGTTCGTCACCTTCAGTTCTGGTCGATCATTGTCAGCAACGTAAACAGAATGTCCAGAGGCGCACATCATCCACGAAGAAGTTCCGTGTTCAAACGTTGCGGTAG
- the LOC113311797 gene encoding uncharacterized protein LOC113311797 isoform X3 — protein MMKRKNPQTPLMADLRTKMLKIVHHQRQLKTSFHNLKSQIKTGLLDAEDVFTSLSIPLMKLVGLKTEEMAEEGRSSTFYMESDSDQFNFQHPSKSPFPAEERDQEEVSYSARVRKARKEVMEKQRAQLQKLVYLLRKIEIHVNTRQDDILETLNHHSSSIHRTFQKSASYLVNVHRIDQTNSNQLIVTVLRLLKGIFEQMNLVTKSVEDGVKDLIRELAEQMCVPMVGYVQEIKAEMATGGTLKTLIDVVGEMDRVILDGRLKLEEAKKEARIEQARKFEALSRLNESEEKRLALNELFGFLLKSKENSKEPVLLQHKFVALEKDQIVDECIRSQLKTALKNHNNKIQSKFPTSPWGTAELLKFVPAAPVKKLHEQLISRANCESKFSTELVKPAVISQNLRRTTRSVTQTLRNQMGAPGNSSSDCWPSLGSSPSVLVDHCQQRKQNVQRRTSSTKKFRVQTLR, from the exons atGATGAAACGCAAAAATCCCCAAACTCCATTAATGGCAGATCTTCGTACAAAGATGTTGAAGATCGTTCATCACCAGCGGCAACTGAAAACTTCATTTCACAATCTCAAATCTCAGATCAAGACGGGGTTACTTGAT GCTGAAGATGTATTCACTTCATTGTCGATTCCCTTAATGAAACTCGTTGGTTTAAAGACTGAAGAAATGGCCGAGGAAGGAAGATCTTCTACCTTCTACATGGAATCTGATTCGGATCAATTCAATTTTCAGCATCCAAGTAAATCTCCATTTCCAGCTGAAGAACGAGATCAG GAGGAGGTAAGTTACAGTGCGAGAGTTAGAAAAGCAAGAAAGGAAGTCATGGAGAAACAAAGAGCACAGCTTCAAAAACTTGTTTACCTTCTGAGAAAGATTGAGATTCATGTGAATACTCGCCAAGATGACATTCTGGAAAcattgaatcatcactccagtTCTATCCACCGTACATTCCAGAAATCTGCTTCGTACCTTGTAAATGTTCACCGTATTGACCAAACTAATAGTAATCAGCTCATTGTCACGGTGTTGAGGCTTTTAAAAGGGATATTTGAACAAATGAATTTAGTTACAAAATCTGTTGAAGATGGCGTGAAGGATTTGATACGTGAATTAGCCGAACAGATGTGTGTTCCAATGGTGGGTTATGTTCAAGAAATTAAGGCTGAAATGGCAACAGGTGGTACATTGAAGACATTAATTGATGTAGTGGGTGAGATGGACCGAGTGATTCTAGATGGGAGATTGAAACTCGAAGAGGCAAAGAAGGAGGCGAGAATTGAACAGGCGAGGAAGTTCGAGGCGTTGAGTAGATTAAATGAATCAGAGGAGAAGAGGTTAGCTCTGAATGAGTTGTTTGGGTTTCTTTTAAAGTCCAAGGAAAACTCCAAGGAACCTGTCTTGCTTCAACATAAG TTTGTAGCCTTGGAGAAAGACCAAATCGTAGATGAGTGCATAAGATCGCAACTTAAAACAGCACTGAAGAACCATAACAACAAGATCCAATCAAAATTTCCGACTAGTCCGTGGGGAACTGCTGAGCTTCTGAAGTTTGTGCCAGCTGCACCAGTTAAGAAACTCCATGAGCAACTGATAAGCAGAGCTAATTGTGAAAGCAAGTTTTCGACAGAATTGGTTAAACCGGCAGTCATAAGTCAGAACCTGAGGCGAACAACTAGGAGTGTGACGCAGACACTCAGGAACCAGATGGGTGCACCAGGAAATTCATCTTCAGATTGTTGGCCAAGCTTGGGTTCGTCACCTTCAGTTCTGGTCGATCATTGTCAGCAACGTAAACAGAATGTCCAGAGGCGCACATCATCCACGAAGAAGTTCCGTGTTCAAACGTTGCGGTAG
- the LOC113311797 gene encoding uncharacterized protein LOC113311797 isoform X4: MMKRKNPQTPLMADLRTKMLKIVHHQRQLKTSFHNLKSQIKTGLLDAEDVFTSLSIPLMKLVGLKTEEMAEEGRSSTFYMESDSDQFNFQHPSKSPFPAEERDQEVSYSARVRKARKEVMEKQRAQLQKLVYLLRKIEIHVNTRQDDILETLNHHSSSIHRTFQKSASYLVNVHRIDQTNSNQLIVTVLRLLKGIFEQMNLVTKSVEDGVKDLIRELAEQMCVPMVGYVQEIKAEMATGGTLKTLIDVVGEMDRVILDGRLKLEEAKKEARIEQARKFEALSRLNESEEKRLALNELFGFLLKSKENSKEPVLLQHKFVALEKDQIVDECIRSQLKTALKNHNNKIQSKFPTSPWGTAELLKFVPAAPVKKLHEQLISRANCESKFSTELVKPAVISQNLRRTTRSVTQTLRNQMGAPGNSSSDCWPSLGSSPSVLVDHCQQRKQNVQRRTSSTKKFRVQTLR; encoded by the exons atGATGAAACGCAAAAATCCCCAAACTCCATTAATGGCAGATCTTCGTACAAAGATGTTGAAGATCGTTCATCACCAGCGGCAACTGAAAACTTCATTTCACAATCTCAAATCTCAGATCAAGACGGGGTTACTTGAT GCTGAAGATGTATTCACTTCATTGTCGATTCCCTTAATGAAACTCGTTGGTTTAAAGACTGAAGAAATGGCCGAGGAAGGAAGATCTTCTACCTTCTACATGGAATCTGATTCGGATCAATTCAATTTTCAGCATCCAAGTAAATCTCCATTTCCAGCTGAAGAACGAGATCAG GAGGTAAGTTACAGTGCGAGAGTTAGAAAAGCAAGAAAGGAAGTCATGGAGAAACAAAGAGCACAGCTTCAAAAACTTGTTTACCTTCTGAGAAAGATTGAGATTCATGTGAATACTCGCCAAGATGACATTCTGGAAAcattgaatcatcactccagtTCTATCCACCGTACATTCCAGAAATCTGCTTCGTACCTTGTAAATGTTCACCGTATTGACCAAACTAATAGTAATCAGCTCATTGTCACGGTGTTGAGGCTTTTAAAAGGGATATTTGAACAAATGAATTTAGTTACAAAATCTGTTGAAGATGGCGTGAAGGATTTGATACGTGAATTAGCCGAACAGATGTGTGTTCCAATGGTGGGTTATGTTCAAGAAATTAAGGCTGAAATGGCAACAGGTGGTACATTGAAGACATTAATTGATGTAGTGGGTGAGATGGACCGAGTGATTCTAGATGGGAGATTGAAACTCGAAGAGGCAAAGAAGGAGGCGAGAATTGAACAGGCGAGGAAGTTCGAGGCGTTGAGTAGATTAAATGAATCAGAGGAGAAGAGGTTAGCTCTGAATGAGTTGTTTGGGTTTCTTTTAAAGTCCAAGGAAAACTCCAAGGAACCTGTCTTGCTTCAACATAAG TTTGTAGCCTTGGAGAAAGACCAAATCGTAGATGAGTGCATAAGATCGCAACTTAAAACAGCACTGAAGAACCATAACAACAAGATCCAATCAAAATTTCCGACTAGTCCGTGGGGAACTGCTGAGCTTCTGAAGTTTGTGCCAGCTGCACCAGTTAAGAAACTCCATGAGCAACTGATAAGCAGAGCTAATTGTGAAAGCAAGTTTTCGACAGAATTGGTTAAACCGGCAGTCATAAGTCAGAACCTGAGGCGAACAACTAGGAGTGTGACGCAGACACTCAGGAACCAGATGGGTGCACCAGGAAATTCATCTTCAGATTGTTGGCCAAGCTTGGGTTCGTCACCTTCAGTTCTGGTCGATCATTGTCAGCAACGTAAACAGAATGTCCAGAGGCGCACATCATCCACGAAGAAGTTCCGTGTTCAAACGTTGCGGTAG